Proteins encoded in a region of the Natronorubrum halophilum genome:
- a CDS encoding YccF domain-containing protein — MNQRSLLVRAIWFLAIGWWATPIVVNIAWALNVTVILAPIGIKLINLVPTVLTLQEPRSFTAPAAARGQHSLAVRALYFVGIGWWLSFLWANLAALLAVTIVGLPVAIWMVNRLPFVTSLYRFHG; from the coding sequence ATGAATCAGCGATCTCTGCTCGTGCGTGCGATCTGGTTTCTCGCCATCGGCTGGTGGGCAACGCCGATCGTGGTCAACATCGCGTGGGCGCTGAACGTGACCGTCATCCTCGCCCCGATCGGAATCAAACTGATCAATCTCGTTCCGACGGTGCTCACGCTTCAGGAACCGCGCTCGTTCACCGCTCCGGCGGCGGCTCGTGGACAGCACTCGCTGGCGGTCCGCGCGCTGTACTTCGTGGGTATCGGCTGGTGGCTGAGCTTTCTCTGGGCCAATCTCGCAGCCCTGTTAGCGGTGACGATCGTCGGATTACCGGTGGCCATCTGGATGGTCAACCGACTGCCGTTCGTGACGTCGCTGTACCGATTCCACGGCTGA